The Pseudomonas iranensis genome includes a window with the following:
- the proW gene encoding glycine betaine/L-proline ABC transporter permease ProW: MSDFNILDPFQSINIPLGSWVETALKYLVSNFREVFRSIRWPVDQVLDGVQWSLLSVPPTVFIIIAGLISWQIGGRRIAIFSVATLTGLGLIGVWNDAMVTLALVLTSLLFCAVIGIPLGIFCARSDRTEMIIRPVLDAMQTLPAFVYLVPVVMLFGIGNVPGVIVTIIFSVAPLVRLTNLGIRQVPADKVEAARAFGCTATQMLLKVQLPLAAPTMMAGLNQTLMLSLSMVVVASMISVGGLGLMVLSGIGRLDMGLASVGGAGLVLLAVFLDRLTQAMGERSSDLATGQRWYDTGPVGLLMKLKKKKTLARPVTN; this comes from the coding sequence ATGTCAGATTTCAATATTCTGGATCCTTTCCAGAGCATCAACATTCCTTTGGGTTCGTGGGTCGAAACCGCGCTCAAATATCTGGTCAGCAACTTTCGTGAAGTGTTCCGCTCGATTCGCTGGCCGGTCGACCAGGTCCTGGACGGTGTGCAGTGGAGCCTGCTGTCGGTACCTCCCACCGTCTTCATCATCATTGCCGGTCTGATCAGTTGGCAGATCGGCGGTAGACGCATCGCCATTTTCAGTGTCGCCACGCTCACCGGCCTCGGCCTGATCGGCGTGTGGAACGACGCGATGGTCACCCTGGCTCTGGTGCTGACATCGCTATTGTTCTGCGCGGTCATCGGCATCCCGCTGGGCATCTTCTGTGCGCGCAGTGATCGCACGGAAATGATCATCCGCCCGGTTCTCGACGCCATGCAGACGCTGCCGGCATTCGTGTACCTGGTGCCGGTGGTCATGCTGTTCGGCATCGGCAACGTACCCGGGGTGATCGTCACCATCATCTTTTCCGTCGCGCCGCTGGTGCGGCTGACCAACCTCGGCATCCGGCAGGTGCCCGCCGACAAGGTCGAGGCGGCGCGGGCGTTCGGCTGCACGGCCACGCAGATGCTGCTGAAGGTGCAATTGCCGCTGGCGGCGCCAACGATGATGGCCGGGCTCAACCAGACCTTGATGTTGTCGCTGTCGATGGTGGTGGTTGCCTCGATGATCTCGGTGGGTGGTCTCGGTCTGATGGTGTTGAGCGGCATCGGCCGCCTCGACATGGGCCTGGCCAGTGTCGGCGGCGCCGGTCTGGTGTTGCTGGCGGTGTTTCTCGACCGATTGACCCAGGCCATGGGCGAACGCAGCAGCGATCTGGCTACCGGTCAGCGCTGGTATGACACCGGCCCGGTAGGGCTGCTGATGAAACTGAAAAAAAAGAAAACTCTTGCACGTCCCGTGACCAACTGA
- the proX gene encoding glycine betaine/L-proline ABC transporter substrate-binding protein ProX: MASLFGTLLCSAVYAADANKPGAGVSITPIFPSIAEERFRGEVVIAGLKELGYDVKAPKEVDYPAMFLALSYGDADFTVHEWEILHQAFYEKAGGDDVMVKVGQVMKGVLQGYMIDKKTAEAYQIKDLSDLKKPEIAKLFDSNGDGKADLTGCNPGWGCEIMIEHHMKAYGLGPTVVNNRGSYFALMADTIARFQQGKPVLFFTWVPQWIAGVLVEGRDVVWLPVPFTSLPDGKESKDTFHDGKNLGFPVDTVNAVMNKEFAERNPVARKFLSEVSIPTSAESEQNLRMQKGEKSLADIKRHAAEWIKANQQAYDGWLSDARAAAK; the protein is encoded by the coding sequence ATGGCTTCGTTGTTCGGCACTCTGTTGTGCTCGGCAGTCTACGCAGCCGATGCCAACAAACCGGGCGCCGGTGTGTCGATCACGCCGATTTTCCCGAGCATCGCCGAAGAGCGTTTTCGCGGTGAAGTGGTGATCGCCGGCCTCAAGGAATTGGGCTACGACGTGAAAGCGCCAAAAGAGGTCGACTATCCGGCGATGTTTCTCGCGCTGTCCTACGGCGATGCGGATTTCACCGTGCATGAATGGGAAATCCTGCACCAGGCATTTTATGAGAAGGCGGGCGGCGATGACGTGATGGTCAAGGTCGGGCAGGTCATGAAAGGCGTGCTGCAGGGCTACATGATCGACAAGAAAACCGCCGAGGCTTACCAGATCAAGGATCTGTCCGATCTGAAAAAACCGGAGATCGCCAAACTGTTCGACAGCAACGGCGATGGCAAGGCCGACCTGACCGGCTGCAACCCGGGCTGGGGCTGCGAAATCATGATCGAACATCACATGAAGGCCTATGGTCTCGGTCCGACCGTGGTGAATAACCGCGGCTCGTATTTCGCCTTGATGGCCGACACCATCGCGCGCTTTCAACAGGGTAAACCAGTGCTGTTCTTCACTTGGGTACCGCAGTGGATTGCCGGCGTGCTGGTGGAAGGACGCGATGTGGTCTGGTTGCCAGTGCCGTTCACCTCGCTGCCAGACGGCAAGGAAAGCAAAGACACCTTCCATGACGGCAAGAACCTCGGTTTCCCGGTAGACACAGTCAATGCCGTGATGAACAAGGAATTCGCCGAGAGGAACCCGGTGGCGCGCAAATTCCTCTCCGAGGTCAGCATTCCGACCAGCGCGGAAAGCGAACAGAACCTGCGCATGCAAAAGGGTGAAAAATCCCTCGCCGACATCAAGCGTCACGCCGCTGAATGGATCAAGGCTAATCAGCAGGCTTATGACGGTTGGTTGAGCGACGCACGCGCGGCGGCGAAGTAA
- a CDS encoding GlxA family transcriptional regulator, translated as METFQSPLKQQNIGFRQSASVAGQARVVRVAFVLLEHFSLTTLSTAMDALATGNLINGETLYTVSTWSLKGGRVESDIGVPVDSQRLVAEGFNHDVLIVIGGQRVRLAPQPLLRRVLKKTAGKGIVAGCWNAAFHLADAGLLGAEEFACHRDSCGLLSEYFPQLKASSREFIVAQRRATCANAHAALDMTLAVMHELGSHNDAALLDEIKRVHQPAQGKPAGAADGDRPAAIPRPLNVAIDLMENNIEEPMEIDAIASYVGVSRRQLERRFARYLNAAPNRYYLELRLTRARQLIVQSDRSMTDVALATGFVSYPHFYKRFKDLFGLPPMTFRDYHYASDSASNGRYALAASY; from the coding sequence ATGGAAACCTTTCAGAGTCCGTTGAAGCAGCAGAACATCGGCTTTCGCCAGTCCGCGTCGGTGGCCGGACAGGCCCGAGTGGTGCGAGTGGCCTTCGTGCTGCTCGAGCATTTCTCCCTGACGACCCTGTCCACGGCGATGGACGCGCTGGCTACCGGCAACCTCATCAACGGCGAAACGCTGTACACCGTCTCGACCTGGTCGCTCAAGGGCGGACGTGTCGAAAGCGATATTGGCGTGCCGGTCGATTCGCAACGACTGGTCGCAGAGGGCTTCAACCATGACGTGCTGATTGTGATCGGCGGTCAGCGCGTCCGCCTGGCGCCGCAACCGCTGCTGCGCCGAGTGCTGAAGAAAACCGCTGGCAAGGGCATCGTCGCCGGGTGCTGGAATGCAGCGTTCCATCTGGCTGATGCGGGATTGCTCGGCGCTGAGGAATTCGCCTGTCACCGCGACAGCTGCGGTTTGCTCAGCGAGTACTTCCCGCAGTTGAAAGCCTCCAGTCGTGAATTCATCGTCGCTCAGCGCCGAGCCACGTGTGCCAACGCTCATGCGGCACTGGATATGACCCTGGCGGTCATGCATGAACTGGGCTCGCACAACGATGCGGCGCTGCTCGATGAAATCAAACGGGTCCATCAGCCGGCACAGGGCAAACCTGCGGGAGCTGCCGACGGTGATCGGCCTGCAGCGATTCCCAGGCCGCTGAACGTCGCCATCGACCTGATGGAAAACAACATCGAGGAGCCGATGGAAATCGATGCCATCGCCAGTTACGTCGGAGTGTCGCGCCGACAATTGGAACGCCGGTTCGCGCGCTATCTGAACGCTGCGCCCAATCGCTATTACCTGGAGTTGCGCCTGACCCGCGCACGGCAATTGATCGTGCAAAGTGATCGCTCGATGACAGACGTGGCACTGGCGACCGGATTTGTCAGTTATCCGCACTTCTACAAGCGCTTCAAGGATCTGTTCGGCTTACCGCCGATGACGTTCAGGGATTACCACTACGCCAGCGACTCTGCCAGCAACGGGCGCTATGCCTTAGCCGCCAGCTACTGA
- a CDS encoding NAD(P)/FAD-dependent oxidoreductase, translating to MKVSSLPADDDSCGWFHLSKPRSPEPAHRGQRSARWVIIGAGFTGLACARQLALNFPDDEVVLVEAQEVGLGPSGRNAGFAIDLPHDIGADDYIGDIALARTSLKLNLAGQSILRDLVDQYRIDCQMKACGKYQAAVENRGIAVLDAYRRGLEKLDQPFQMIDADELPEHLGTHFYRKALFTPGAVLLQPSGLVKGLADNLPANVTLYERTPILEVEYGAKTVLKHAHGSITADKLILANNSFGMRFGFLQGRMLPIYTYASITRPLTEEEQARLGGKPFWGAIPADPFGTTVRRTPDNRLLIRNSFTFNPDGRSNRKYNERFVRRHKASFDQRFPMLPNVTFDYTWGGALAMSRNHNGFFGELAPNVYGALGCNGLGVTRGTVTGKLLADWLAGQRDGLIDFLLQTPGPNSNPPEPFLSLGVNMNLKWGQYRAGRES from the coding sequence ATGAAAGTCAGTTCATTACCCGCCGATGATGACAGTTGTGGCTGGTTTCATCTGAGCAAACCGCGTAGCCCCGAGCCTGCGCACCGTGGGCAGCGCTCGGCGCGGTGGGTGATCATCGGCGCCGGTTTCACCGGACTCGCCTGTGCGCGGCAACTGGCGTTGAATTTTCCCGATGACGAAGTAGTACTGGTCGAAGCACAGGAAGTTGGATTAGGGCCATCGGGGCGCAATGCCGGTTTCGCGATTGACCTGCCGCACGATATCGGCGCCGACGATTACATCGGTGACATTGCACTGGCGCGCACCAGTCTGAAACTCAATCTGGCCGGCCAGTCGATCCTGCGTGATCTGGTCGATCAGTACCGCATCGACTGTCAGATGAAGGCGTGCGGCAAATATCAGGCTGCCGTGGAGAATCGCGGTATCGCCGTGCTTGATGCCTATCGTCGCGGTCTGGAGAAACTCGATCAGCCGTTTCAAATGATCGACGCCGATGAGTTGCCTGAACATCTGGGCACGCATTTCTACCGCAAGGCATTGTTCACGCCGGGCGCGGTGTTGCTGCAGCCATCCGGGCTGGTCAAAGGCCTGGCCGACAATCTGCCTGCCAACGTCACGCTATACGAGCGCACGCCAATTCTCGAAGTCGAGTACGGCGCCAAGACGGTTCTTAAACATGCCCACGGCAGCATCACGGCCGACAAACTGATTCTGGCGAACAATTCCTTCGGCATGCGTTTCGGTTTCCTCCAAGGGCGCATGTTGCCGATCTACACCTACGCCAGCATCACCCGGCCATTGACCGAGGAAGAGCAGGCGCGCCTCGGTGGCAAGCCGTTCTGGGGCGCCATTCCCGCTGATCCGTTCGGCACCACGGTGCGCCGCACGCCGGACAACCGCTTGCTGATCCGCAACAGCTTCACCTTTAACCCCGATGGCCGCAGCAACCGCAAATACAACGAGCGTTTCGTGCGCCGGCACAAGGCCTCGTTCGACCAGCGTTTCCCGATGCTGCCCAACGTCACGTTCGACTACACCTGGGGCGGCGCGCTGGCGATGTCGCGCAATCACAACGGCTTTTTCGGTGAGCTGGCGCCCAACGTCTACGGCGCGCTGGGCTGCAACGGCCTCGGTGTCACTCGCGGCACTGTCACTGGCAAGTTGCTGGCCGACTGGCTGGCCGGGCAGCGCGACGGGCTGATCGATTTCCTCCTGCAAACCCCCGGTCCCAACAGCAACCCGCCAGAACCGTTCCTCTCGCTGGGGGTGAACATGAACCTCAAGTGGGGGCAGTACCGCGCCGGCAGAGAAAGCTGA
- a CDS encoding dihydrodipicolinate synthase family protein, producing the protein MNFDGIFTPAITPLSADGQIDYAAFSEVIEYLIESGVHGIVIGGSTGEYYAHTAEERVAVAQRAKEVIRGRLPLVIGTGGIRTEDSVYFAEKAKALQADAILVGSPPYALPTQKEIAAHVLAVDKAAGLPIMLYNYPSRMGVAMGDEFFTAIADCKNIAAIKESSGETARLHRLAHSHPQIQLSCGWDDQALEFFAWGARSWVCAGSNFIPREHIALYETCVLEKNFDKGRRIMSAMLPLMDVLESGKFVQSIKHGSELSGLRAGGVRAPLQALEPAEKEQLKNVIETLQKNVARIVEEA; encoded by the coding sequence ATGAACTTTGATGGAATCTTTACCCCGGCCATTACCCCGTTGTCCGCCGATGGCCAGATCGACTATGCGGCGTTCTCCGAAGTAATTGAATACCTGATCGAGTCCGGGGTGCACGGCATCGTGATCGGCGGTTCGACCGGCGAGTATTACGCGCACACCGCAGAGGAGCGGGTCGCTGTGGCCCAGCGCGCGAAAGAGGTCATTCGCGGGCGCTTGCCTCTGGTGATCGGCACTGGCGGCATCCGTACCGAGGACTCGGTGTACTTCGCCGAGAAGGCCAAGGCACTGCAAGCAGACGCGATTCTGGTCGGCTCGCCACCCTATGCCTTGCCGACGCAGAAAGAAATCGCTGCCCACGTGCTCGCCGTGGACAAGGCCGCCGGTCTGCCGATCATGCTTTACAACTATCCGTCGCGGATGGGCGTAGCGATGGGCGATGAATTCTTCACTGCCATTGCCGATTGCAAGAACATCGCCGCGATCAAGGAAAGTTCGGGCGAGACCGCCCGGCTGCATCGTCTGGCTCACTCGCACCCGCAGATCCAGTTGTCCTGCGGCTGGGATGATCAGGCGCTGGAGTTCTTTGCCTGGGGCGCACGCAGCTGGGTCTGCGCTGGTTCCAACTTCATCCCGCGTGAACACATTGCGCTGTACGAAACCTGCGTACTCGAGAAGAACTTCGACAAGGGCCGGCGGATCATGTCGGCGATGTTGCCGCTGATGGACGTCCTCGAAAGCGGCAAGTTCGTGCAGTCGATCAAGCATGGCAGCGAACTCAGCGGCCTGCGTGCCGGCGGTGTACGCGCACCATTGCAAGCGCTGGAGCCCGCCGAAAAAGAGCAACTGAAAAACGTCATCGAAACCCTGCAGAAGAACGTCGCGCGCATTGTCGAGGAGGCTTGA
- a CDS encoding aldehyde dehydrogenase yields the protein MADLLSKEQYRELAGKLEFRHQAFINGRFCPAKSGKTFTTTNPATEQVLTEIAACDADDIDQAVAAAKAAFDDGRWQSLAPSARKSVLLRFAQLLEDNAHELAVLESLDSGKPIRECQTIDVPETIHTLRWHAELIDKIYDATAPVGSGAVTMVVREPIGVVGLVLPWNFPLLMLAWKVGPSLAAGCSIVVKPAKETTLSTLRVAELAHQAGIPAGVFNVVPGGGKEAGEPLGRHPDVAMVSFTGSTDTGRLFLKYSSESNLKRIVLECGGKNPAVVMNDVEDIDVVAQHVVNGAFWNMGENCSASSRLIVHADIKDELLERIQAHLGDWKMGDPLDPENRLGSMISKAHFDKVRSYLDLARDEKLSVMVGGQTRNDIFVEPTIVDGVSRNSRLFQEEIFGPVLSVTTFQTVDEAIALANDTAYGLAASAYTGNLRHALKLSRGIRAGIVTVNCFGEGDASTPFGGYKESGFGGRDKSIWAHDQYTELKTIWIDAS from the coding sequence ATGGCAGATCTGCTGAGTAAAGAGCAATACCGTGAACTGGCGGGGAAGCTGGAATTTCGCCATCAGGCTTTTATCAACGGGCGTTTTTGTCCGGCAAAGTCCGGCAAGACGTTCACCACGACCAATCCGGCCACCGAGCAAGTGCTGACCGAGATTGCCGCGTGTGATGCCGACGATATCGATCAGGCCGTTGCAGCAGCGAAAGCAGCGTTTGATGACGGCCGCTGGCAGTCACTCGCACCGTCGGCGCGCAAGTCGGTGTTGCTGCGCTTTGCCCAATTGCTGGAAGACAACGCTCATGAACTGGCGGTGCTGGAAAGCCTGGACAGTGGCAAGCCAATTCGTGAGTGCCAGACCATCGACGTGCCGGAAACCATCCATACCTTGCGCTGGCACGCCGAGCTGATCGACAAGATTTACGACGCCACGGCGCCGGTCGGTTCCGGCGCGGTGACCATGGTCGTGCGCGAGCCGATAGGCGTGGTCGGGCTGGTGTTGCCATGGAATTTCCCGCTGCTGATGCTCGCCTGGAAAGTCGGCCCGTCACTGGCCGCAGGCTGTTCGATCGTGGTCAAACCGGCCAAGGAAACTACGCTGAGCACCTTGCGTGTCGCCGAACTGGCGCATCAGGCAGGTATTCCTGCCGGTGTGTTCAACGTCGTGCCCGGCGGCGGCAAGGAGGCGGGCGAGCCGCTGGGGCGTCATCCCGATGTGGCAATGGTCAGCTTCACCGGCTCGACCGACACCGGCCGGCTTTTCCTCAAATACTCCAGCGAATCCAACCTGAAACGCATCGTGCTCGAGTGCGGCGGCAAGAACCCGGCGGTGGTCATGAACGATGTCGAAGACATCGATGTGGTCGCGCAGCATGTGGTCAATGGCGCGTTCTGGAACATGGGCGAGAACTGCTCAGCCTCATCGCGCCTGATCGTCCACGCCGACATCAAGGACGAACTCCTGGAGCGCATTCAGGCACACCTCGGCGACTGGAAAATGGGTGACCCGCTGGACCCGGAGAACCGTTTGGGCTCGATGATCAGCAAGGCACATTTCGACAAGGTGCGTTCGTATCTTGATCTCGCTAGAGATGAAAAGCTGAGCGTGATGGTGGGCGGTCAGACCCGCAACGATATCTTCGTCGAGCCGACCATCGTCGATGGGGTCAGCCGCAATAGTCGCCTGTTCCAGGAGGAAATCTTTGGCCCGGTGCTGAGCGTCACGACCTTCCAGACAGTCGATGAAGCCATCGCTCTGGCCAACGACACCGCTTATGGCCTGGCCGCTTCGGCCTACACAGGCAACCTGCGCCACGCGCTGAAGCTGTCACGCGGCATTCGCGCGGGGATCGTCACGGTCAACTGCTTCGGCGAAGGCGATGCCTCGACGCCGTTCGGCGGTTACAAGGAATCGGGATTCGGTGGACGTGACAAGTCGATCTGGGCGCACGACCAATACACTGAACTGAAAACCATCTGGATCGACGCGTCGTAA
- a CDS encoding polysaccharide lyase family 7 protein, protein MAVNISNLTLSTPVAVSATNPVALELNGAEAIAQFPSIVTVLPDGSLQLSAPTKGASSKSTHRTRCEWKESFYWSLGSAADHLNYQEMTVTKVNSAQKVVISQMHVKNDDGPVIKVFWQKGNITMGFRQSFNQPTPVNTTVLKGVPLGAKFKITIRANSAGVARVTVDYNGVVGTSGDLQLDSTWNSQVFNFHGGVYNQIDYTDATPPEDGSICIISDLLISHT, encoded by the coding sequence ATGGCCGTAAACATCAGCAATCTCACCCTGTCCACCCCGGTGGCCGTTTCGGCAACCAATCCGGTCGCACTTGAGCTCAACGGCGCCGAGGCCATTGCGCAGTTCCCTAGCATCGTCACGGTGCTACCGGACGGTTCGCTGCAACTGTCCGCGCCGACCAAAGGCGCCTCAAGCAAAAGCACTCACCGCACCCGCTGCGAATGGAAAGAATCCTTTTATTGGTCGCTGGGCAGCGCCGCTGATCACCTCAACTATCAGGAAATGACCGTGACCAAGGTCAACTCTGCGCAGAAAGTCGTTATCTCGCAGATGCATGTGAAAAACGACGACGGCCCGGTCATCAAAGTGTTCTGGCAGAAAGGCAATATCACCATGGGCTTCCGCCAGAGCTTCAACCAGCCCACCCCGGTCAACACCACGGTGCTCAAGGGCGTACCGTTGGGGGCGAAGTTCAAGATCACCATTCGCGCCAACTCTGCCGGCGTGGCTAGAGTCACTGTCGACTACAACGGCGTTGTCGGCACATCAGGTGACTTGCAGCTCGACTCAACCTGGAATTCGCAGGTGTTCAATTTCCACGGCGGGGTCTACAACCAGATCGACTACACCGACGCCACGCCGCCTGAGGATGGTTCGATCTGCATCATCAGTGACTTGTTGATTTCGCATACTTAG
- a CDS encoding MFS transporter, which produces MKRGINLVLAAFALTALSYGLARFAYGLLLPQIRQDLALSVSAAGWIGGSAFAAYCVGIVATFVCNGKVSPRGLTVMAGAAATLGMGLVVVASSGLTLGCGVALAGLSTGLTSPPLASAVAARLDDADRPRANGFINAGTAAGIVFSGLAAILAAGQWRQLYALFALIGIGVTIWLWFALPRRVERDVAQNFSLAMLRRPGVLPLGASAFLMGLASTAIWTFGADILRSEAGFSDQSIAWAWIVLGAAGISGCMTGVYTGRFGVVRIQHLALAGIALGTLGLSAASISAGSGLVAMCLFGAAYIVSSGVYLLQGIRLFPDRPDLGLGIPFLVLALGQTAGTPVFGAVLEAAGVIVALCVFAAAACAAMVLCPRDGESPRRQMCQSTEGLGR; this is translated from the coding sequence GTGAAGCGCGGCATCAATCTGGTGCTGGCGGCCTTCGCGTTGACGGCGTTGTCCTACGGTCTGGCACGCTTCGCCTATGGCCTGCTGCTGCCACAGATTCGTCAGGATCTGGCACTGAGTGTTTCCGCCGCTGGATGGATCGGCGGCAGTGCATTTGCGGCGTATTGCGTGGGCATCGTCGCGACGTTTGTGTGCAACGGCAAAGTGAGTCCGCGTGGGTTGACGGTGATGGCCGGCGCCGCTGCGACGCTGGGCATGGGACTGGTGGTTGTCGCTTCGTCGGGGCTGACGTTGGGCTGCGGCGTGGCGCTGGCGGGATTGAGCACCGGTTTGACCTCGCCGCCATTGGCCAGCGCGGTAGCGGCGCGTCTTGATGATGCGGATCGCCCGCGGGCCAATGGATTTATCAATGCCGGGACAGCGGCGGGCATCGTTTTTTCCGGTTTGGCGGCGATATTGGCAGCCGGGCAATGGCGCCAGCTGTATGCCTTGTTTGCCTTGATCGGCATCGGCGTCACGATCTGGCTCTGGTTTGCGCTACCGCGCCGGGTAGAGCGTGACGTCGCGCAGAACTTCTCGCTGGCAATGCTGCGTCGACCCGGCGTACTGCCTTTGGGCGCCAGTGCTTTCCTGATGGGCCTGGCGAGCACGGCGATCTGGACATTCGGTGCCGATATCCTGCGCAGCGAGGCTGGATTCAGTGATCAGTCGATCGCTTGGGCGTGGATAGTCCTGGGTGCGGCGGGAATCAGCGGATGCATGACGGGCGTGTACACCGGCCGATTCGGTGTCGTGCGTATTCAGCATCTGGCACTGGCTGGGATCGCCCTCGGGACATTGGGCCTGTCGGCCGCCTCGATATCAGCCGGGTCTGGCCTCGTCGCAATGTGCCTGTTTGGCGCGGCCTATATCGTTTCTTCAGGCGTTTATCTGCTGCAAGGCATCCGCCTGTTTCCGGATCGTCCGGACTTGGGACTGGGCATACCGTTTCTGGTACTGGCGCTCGGTCAGACCGCTGGCACCCCGGTTTTCGGCGCTGTGCTGGAGGCTGCCGGCGTAATCGTTGCCCTCTGTGTTTTCGCGGCGGCCGCTTGCGCCGCCATGGTGCTGTGCCCAAGAGATGGTGAAAGTCCGCGCAGACAGATGTGCCAATCCACCGAAGGCTTGGGTCGCTAA
- a CDS encoding DUF2934 domain-containing protein, with amino-acid sequence MDEETIRKIAYRLWEEQGRPHGNDFEHWLQARAELDAFDSDGLPGSVASSVAPPAPRKKAKPGTAAPATRTRKKTTSAAK; translated from the coding sequence ATGGACGAGGAAACCATCCGCAAGATCGCCTACAGGCTTTGGGAGGAACAAGGTCGGCCGCACGGCAATGATTTCGAGCACTGGTTGCAGGCGCGCGCAGAACTGGATGCGTTCGATTCCGATGGCTTGCCGGGTTCGGTCGCCAGCAGCGTAGCGCCGCCGGCACCACGGAAAAAGGCCAAGCCTGGGACCGCTGCTCCCGCGACCAGAACCCGCAAAAAAACCACGTCTGCTGCTAAATGA
- a CDS encoding metallothionein, which produces MANDPSTSDCACPGCTCKCSGEQTIERDGKHYCSQACADLHPKGQPCPSSSCHCEQNLGTYERNVSDSKLDEAVEETFPASDPISP; this is translated from the coding sequence ATGGCTAACGATCCTTCAACATCCGATTGCGCCTGCCCGGGCTGCACCTGCAAGTGCAGCGGTGAGCAAACCATCGAGCGCGACGGCAAACACTATTGCAGCCAGGCTTGTGCGGATCTGCATCCAAAGGGCCAACCCTGCCCCTCGTCCTCCTGTCATTGCGAGCAAAACCTTGGGACTTATGAGCGCAATGTGAGTGACTCGAAACTGGATGAAGCGGTTGAGGAAACGTTTCCCGCCAGCGATCCGATTTCGCCTTGA
- the cyoE gene encoding heme o synthase, whose protein sequence is MDHGQHSPQHAGALKQWRLSLNVGLELTKPGIIVGNLASVFGGYLLAAGGRPVSLAHFLAALLGTALVIACGCVINNCVDRDIDRRMVRTCHRALAVRAVSLPSAFCYAAVLGVIGFGLLWVGTTALACAMAAVGLMVYAGVYTCLMKRRSHWGTLVGSLSGAMPPVVGYCAVTGSFDATALMLIVVFCCWQMPHSHAITVMRHEDFRAAGLPTLTLRQARREINLYMVAFLISAAILGWVAAINISYPLVVLGLGGYWFYLTLRPVRNANAKVWARRIFSVSILLILALNLSLALNAVLPSPSALYRSSGVAENHQTQVRGGLSESITASTTDTLEETHG, encoded by the coding sequence ATGGATCATGGACAGCATTCACCACAACATGCTGGCGCACTGAAGCAATGGCGGCTGTCGCTGAATGTCGGGCTGGAACTGACCAAGCCCGGCATCATCGTCGGCAACCTGGCTTCGGTGTTCGGCGGCTATCTGCTTGCCGCCGGTGGCCGCCCGGTGTCCCTGGCGCATTTCTTGGCCGCCCTCCTCGGCACCGCGCTGGTCATCGCTTGCGGTTGCGTGATCAACAACTGCGTCGACCGCGATATCGACCGGCGCATGGTGCGCACCTGTCATCGGGCCTTGGCGGTTCGTGCTGTGTCGTTGCCCAGTGCGTTTTGCTACGCGGCGGTGCTGGGTGTGATCGGCTTCGGCTTGTTGTGGGTCGGCACCACAGCACTGGCCTGCGCCATGGCGGCAGTCGGTCTGATGGTTTATGCGGGCGTCTATACCTGCCTGATGAAACGCCGTTCGCACTGGGGCACGCTGGTCGGCAGCCTGTCCGGGGCCATGCCGCCGGTGGTCGGTTATTGCGCGGTCACCGGCAGCTTCGATGCCACGGCGCTGATGCTCATCGTGGTGTTTTGCTGCTGGCAGATGCCCCATTCCCACGCGATCACTGTCATGCGCCACGAAGATTTTCGTGCCGCCGGATTGCCAACCCTGACGCTCAGACAGGCCCGACGCGAGATCAACCTCTACATGGTCGCCTTCCTGATCAGCGCAGCGATATTGGGCTGGGTAGCGGCTATCAATATTTCCTATCCGCTGGTGGTGCTCGGGCTGGGCGGCTACTGGTTTTATCTGACGTTGCGACCGGTGCGAAATGCCAATGCGAAAGTCTGGGCGCGGCGCATCTTCAGCGTGTCGATCCTGCTGATCCTGGCGCTGAATCTTTCCCTGGCACTGAACGCCGTACTGCCCTCGCCCTCTGCGCTCTACCGCTCATCGGGCGTGGCGGAAAATCATCAAACGCAGGTGCGTGGCGGGTTATCAGAATCGATAACGGCTTCAACAACAGACACCCTGGAGGAAACCCATGGCTAA
- the cyoD gene encoding cytochrome o ubiquinol oxidase subunit IV, producing MYNQSPIHSSAGTSHGTSRSYMVGFIISVILTVIPFGLVMYPTLPRSVTAWVVVALGVVQIFAHLKYFLHLDTAKEQRWNLRALIFSVVIILLLVGLSLWIMDSIHHNMLAH from the coding sequence ATGTATAACCAGAGTCCGATTCATAGCAGTGCCGGCACCAGCCATGGCACCAGTCGTTCATACATGGTCGGTTTTATCATTTCGGTGATTCTGACGGTGATTCCCTTTGGCCTGGTCATGTACCCGACGTTGCCACGCAGCGTCACCGCTTGGGTGGTGGTCGCGCTCGGTGTGGTGCAGATCTTCGCCCACCTCAAATATTTCCTGCATCTGGACACCGCCAAGGAGCAACGCTGGAACCTCAGAGCGCTGATCTTCTCGGTGGTGATCATTCTTCTGCTGGTTGGGCTTTCGCTATGGATCATGGACAGCATTCACCACAACATGCTGGCGCACTGA